The genomic DNA AGCCTGCTCAAGGTCGGGTGGCCGTCAGCCGCCGCAGTAGTCGATCGCCCGGGCGATCTCGCTTTTGAGCTGCGGCCGGGCGACGATCCGGTCGATGAAGCCGTGCTCGAGGAGGAATTCGCTCGTCTGGAACCCCTTCGGCAGTTCGACTCGGATCGTCGCCTTGATCGTCCGCGGGCCGGCGAACCCG from Planctomycetota bacterium includes the following:
- a CDS encoding acetyl-CoA carboxylase carboxyl transferase subunit beta, giving the protein GFAGPRTIKATIRVELPKGFQTSEFLLEHGFIDRIVARPQLKSEIARAIDYCGG